From Leptotrichia wadei, one genomic window encodes:
- a CDS encoding RNA-guided endonuclease InsQ/TnpB family protein — protein MYLTLKQQVKHLSKKEFRNLKHLSHIAKNLTNEAIYNIRQYYFNKKKYLSYSENYKMLKNSENYKKLNSNMAQQILKEVDGSFKSFFGLLKLAKNGQYDNKKIKLPKYLAKDGFTTLVIGFVRLKDGILIVPYSNLFKKTHQEIKIKLPPVLKDKKIKEIRIIPKQHSRYFEIQYIYEVEEVQRELNKENALGIDLGINNLCTCVTNNGASFIIDGRKLKSINQYYNKVNAKLQSIKDKQKTSRTTLRQKRIARKRNNRINDYLSKVARIIVNYCLNNDIGKLVLGYNEDFQRKSNIGSINNQNFVNIPYGKLRDKLIYLCKLYGIEFKLQEESYTSKASFFDGDIIPVYDKENIQEYIFSGKRIKRGLYQTSKGYQLNADCNGALNILRKSKVVDLSILYNRGELDTPKRIRIA, from the coding sequence ATGTATTTAACATTGAAACAACAGGTAAAACATCTTAGTAAAAAGGAGTTTAGGAATTTAAAACATTTATCTCATATAGCCAAGAACTTAACTAATGAAGCTATATATAATATTAGACAGTATTATTTTAATAAGAAAAAGTATTTAAGTTATAGTGAAAACTATAAAATGCTTAAAAATAGTGAAAACTATAAGAAGTTAAATTCTAATATGGCACAACAAATTCTAAAAGAAGTAGACGGAAGTTTCAAATCATTTTTTGGACTTTTAAAACTTGCTAAAAATGGTCAATATGATAATAAAAAAATAAAATTACCTAAATATCTTGCTAAAGATGGATTTACAACTCTTGTTATAGGTTTTGTAAGATTAAAAGATGGTATTCTGATAGTTCCTTATTCAAATTTGTTTAAGAAAACTCATCAGGAGATTAAAATTAAACTACCACCAGTATTAAAAGACAAGAAGATAAAAGAGATTAGAATAATACCTAAACAACATTCTAGGTACTTTGAAATTCAATACATTTATGAGGTAGAAGAAGTTCAAAGGGAATTAAATAAAGAAAATGCACTAGGAATTGATTTAGGGATAAATAATCTTTGTACTTGTGTAACCAATAATGGAGCATCATTCATAATAGATGGTAGAAAATTAAAATCAATAAATCAATACTATAATAAGGTAAATGCAAAATTACAGAGTATAAAAGATAAGCAAAAGACCTCCCGCACAACATTAAGGCAAAAGAGAATAGCTAGAAAGAGAAATAATCGTATAAATGATTATCTTTCAAAAGTGGCAAGAATAATTGTAAATTATTGTCTTAATAATGATATAGGAAAACTAGTTCTAGGATATAATGAGGATTTTCAAAGAAAATCAAATATAGGAAGCATAAATAATCAGAACTTTGTAAATATACCATATGGAAAATTAAGAGATAAATTAATATATCTATGTAAACTATATGGAATAGAATTTAAACTGCAAGAAGAGAGTTATACATCGAAAGCAAGTTTCTTTGATGGAGATATAATTCCAGTATACGATAAAGAAAATATACAAGAATATATATTCAGTGGAAAAAGAATAAAAAGAGGACTATATCAAACAAGTAAAGGTTATCAATTAAATGCAGATTGTAATGGAGCATTAAATATTTTAAGAAAAAGTAAAGTTGTGGATTTAAGCATCCTATACAATAGAGGTGAACTGGACACGCCTAAAAGAATAAGGATAGCATAG
- the cysT gene encoding sulfate ABC transporter permease subunit CysT, which produces MKILALKRKEKTIIPGFGLTFGISLAMLSILILIPLASILVYSFRLSPSEFWQLITEKAVLSALFTSVGCSFIAAIINCIFGVILAWVLVKYDFFGKRFLDGMLELPFALPTAVAGITLSKMYSDTGIVGRYFAKFGIKISYTHIGIIIALIFVGIPFVVRAVQPILEKLDNQYEEAAYILGADRKTTFWKVIFPEIKPALLTGFGLAFSRGIGEYGSVIYISGNSLKEHTQVISYVIMQKLNYVDYPSATVIALVMLIFSFILLFLINLVQMNQFKRTNNI; this is translated from the coding sequence ATGAAAATATTAGCTTTAAAAAGAAAAGAAAAAACTATAATTCCAGGTTTTGGACTGACATTTGGAATATCACTGGCAATGTTGTCAATTTTAATATTGATACCGCTAGCCTCAATATTAGTCTATTCGTTTCGATTGTCACCTTCTGAATTTTGGCAGCTTATAACAGAAAAGGCAGTTTTAAGTGCACTTTTTACAAGTGTCGGTTGTTCATTCATTGCCGCCATTATAAATTGTATTTTCGGAGTAATTTTGGCGTGGGTACTTGTAAAATACGATTTTTTTGGAAAAAGGTTTTTAGATGGAATGTTGGAATTGCCTTTTGCCTTGCCTACTGCGGTTGCAGGAATTACGCTTTCAAAAATGTATTCTGATACTGGAATTGTTGGAAGATACTTTGCAAAATTTGGAATAAAAATTTCATACACTCACATTGGAATAATAATTGCATTAATTTTCGTTGGAATTCCTTTCGTGGTAAGGGCAGTTCAGCCGATATTAGAAAAATTAGATAATCAGTACGAAGAAGCGGCGTACATATTAGGTGCAGATAGAAAAACAACTTTTTGGAAAGTAATTTTTCCAGAGATAAAACCTGCACTTTTGACAGGATTTGGACTTGCATTTTCGAGAGGAATTGGAGAATATGGAAGCGTAATTTATATTTCAGGAAACAGCCTAAAAGAGCATACACAAGTTATTTCCTACGTAATTATGCAAAAATTAAATTATGTTGACTATCCTTCAGCAACTGTTATAGCTTTAGTAATGCTAATATTTTCATTCATACTTTTATTTTTAATAAACTTAGTTCAAATGAACCAATTTAAGCGAACAAACAATATTTAG
- a CDS encoding sulfate ABC transporter permease — protein sequence MDKKNNTIKYVLITISVLFVGIMLVLPLIAIIINSLQKGWAFYIKSLTDKYVLSALKVTIIATISALIINTFFGITAAWLLTKFSFRGKHILATLIDIPFSISPVIAGLAFIMTFGRMSWAAPYITALNKFFVLDIKIVFAIPGVILATVFVTFPFISREIVPILNAQGKDEEEAAALMGADGFTIFRKITLPHIKWGLLYGIILCTARALGEFGAVNALSKARGGTFTLPLEIDALYLSGSSESITAAFAVSSLLVLISIIILIIKNIVEHKSAKKGI from the coding sequence ATGGATAAAAAAAATAACACGATAAAATATGTATTAATAACAATAAGTGTACTATTTGTTGGAATTATGCTAGTATTGCCACTAATAGCAATTATCATAAATTCACTTCAAAAAGGCTGGGCATTTTACATAAAAAGCCTAACTGACAAATACGTTCTTTCAGCCTTGAAAGTGACAATAATTGCAACAATTTCAGCACTAATTATAAATACTTTTTTCGGAATAACAGCAGCATGGCTTCTCACAAAATTTTCTTTTCGTGGGAAACATATTTTAGCCACGCTAATAGATATCCCCTTCTCAATTTCACCAGTAATCGCAGGTCTTGCCTTCATTATGACCTTTGGAAGAATGAGTTGGGCAGCACCTTATATTACGGCATTGAATAAATTTTTTGTATTAGATATAAAAATAGTGTTCGCAATTCCAGGAGTAATTTTAGCAACTGTTTTTGTGACATTTCCATTTATTTCAAGGGAAATAGTTCCAATCTTGAATGCGCAAGGAAAAGATGAGGAAGAGGCAGCGGCACTAATGGGAGCAGATGGATTCACAATTTTTAGAAAAATAACATTACCACATATAAAATGGGGATTACTTTATGGAATAATTCTTTGTACAGCAAGAGCATTAGGAGAATTTGGTGCAGTAAATGCACTTTCAAAAGCAAGAGGAGGAACTTTCACATTGCCACTAGAAATAGACGCACTTTATTTATCAGGTTCATCAGAGTCAATAACAGCAGCTTTTGCAGTATCTTCACTTTTAGTACTTATTTCGATAATAATTTTGATTATTAAAAATATTGTTGAACATAAATCTGCTAAAAAAGGGATTTAA
- the nifJ gene encoding pyruvate:ferredoxin (flavodoxin) oxidoreductase encodes MTKNMKTMDGNQAAAHIAYAFTEVAGIYPITPSSTMSEHVDQWASYGKENLFGTQVKVVEMQSEAGAAGIVHGSLQAGALTTTFTASQGLLLKIPNMYKIAGELLPGVMHVAARAISTQALSIFGDHQDIYSARMTGWTMLATSSVQEVMDLAGIAHLAAIKSRVPVMHFFDGFRTSHEINKVEVMDYDFLESLLDKKAVREFRERALNPEKPVTRGTAQNDDIYFQAREAQNKFYEAVPDIVNDYMKKISEKTGRYYAPFVYYGAENAERVIVAMGSVNETIKEVVDYLNKKGENVGVLNVHLYRPFSSKYFFDAMPKSVKKIAVLDRTKEPGALGEPLYMDVKALYYGKENAPEIVGGRYGLSSKDTTPEQIVAVFKNIAQKEPKNNFTIGIVDDVTFTSLALEEEVFTGNEDVKECLFYGLGSDGTVGANKNSIKIIGDKTDLYAQGYFAYDSKKAGGVTRSHLRFSKDPIHSTYLVTRPGFVACSAPAYLGKYDMISGLKEGGTFLLNTIWDKERLIPSIPNEIKRELARKKIKFFIINATKLAKEIGLGNRTNTIMQSAFFYLSEVIPHEEAKEYMKEYAEKSYGRKGKDVVQKNWNAIDRGIDGLEQVEVLPEWADLEVNEQIIEAAKPEFIKKIVDPINHMKGNELPVSSIIETGMVDGTFQPGTANYEKRGVASEVPEWQPDMCIQCNQCAYVCPHAVIRPFLLDEEEMAKAPEGMPTIKALGRGMNELNYKIQVSPLDCTGCSACVDVCPAPRGKAIVMKSTQSQIEKNEIEYTDYLFNNVFYKDKILGKNTVKGSQFAKPLFEFSGACAGCGETPYIKLVTQLFGERMMVANATGCSSIYGASTPSTPYTTAQNGCGPAWASSLFEDNAEYGYGMFQAINTIRHRILKRMGEIKEYVSPKLAELFISFEENFDDGDKTTEIRDELVAALEKENSENTNEKVKNNISEILELKQYLIKKSIWMFGGDGWAYDIGFGGLDHVLASGDDVNILVLDTEVYSNTGGQSSKSSRTGAVAKFAASGKPAKKKDLAAILMTYGNIYVAKVSMGANQNQTLKAIREAEAYPGPSIIIAYSPCIEHGIKAGMGKFQTEEKLATEVGYWPIFRFDPRLAEKGKNPLQLDTRNPAWEKYEEFLLGERRYATLAAEFPEKAKELLETNLKNAKDNWNYYKRMAAMDYSIEE; translated from the coding sequence ATGACAAAAAATATGAAAACAATGGATGGTAACCAAGCTGCAGCTCACATAGCTTATGCATTTACGGAAGTTGCTGGAATTTATCCAATCACTCCGTCATCAACTATGTCAGAGCATGTAGACCAATGGGCATCATACGGGAAGGAAAACTTATTCGGAACACAAGTGAAAGTTGTAGAAATGCAGTCAGAAGCCGGAGCAGCAGGAATTGTACACGGTTCGTTACAAGCTGGAGCTTTAACTACGACATTTACTGCATCTCAAGGATTACTATTGAAAATACCTAATATGTACAAAATAGCAGGAGAATTGCTACCAGGAGTAATGCATGTAGCAGCAAGGGCTATTTCAACACAGGCATTATCAATATTTGGAGATCATCAAGATATTTATTCAGCAAGAATGACAGGTTGGACAATGCTTGCAACAAGCTCGGTTCAAGAAGTAATGGACTTAGCAGGAATCGCACATTTAGCAGCAATTAAATCAAGAGTCCCTGTTATGCACTTTTTTGATGGTTTCAGAACATCACACGAAATAAATAAAGTGGAAGTTATGGATTACGATTTTCTTGAAAGTTTACTTGATAAAAAAGCAGTTAGAGAATTTAGAGAAAGAGCATTGAATCCAGAAAAACCAGTAACAAGAGGAACAGCACAAAATGATGATATTTATTTCCAAGCAAGAGAAGCTCAAAATAAATTTTATGAAGCTGTACCTGATATCGTAAACGATTACATGAAAAAAATTAGCGAAAAAACAGGAAGATATTACGCACCATTTGTTTATTACGGAGCCGAAAACGCCGAAAGAGTTATTGTTGCAATGGGTTCTGTAAATGAAACAATCAAAGAAGTCGTAGATTATTTAAATAAAAAAGGAGAAAATGTAGGAGTGCTAAATGTTCACTTATACAGACCTTTTTCAAGCAAATATTTCTTCGATGCAATGCCAAAAAGCGTGAAAAAAATTGCCGTACTTGACAGAACAAAAGAGCCAGGAGCATTAGGAGAGCCATTATACATGGACGTAAAAGCACTTTATTACGGAAAAGAAAATGCACCTGAAATTGTAGGTGGAAGATACGGATTGTCATCAAAAGATACAACACCTGAACAAATTGTAGCAGTATTCAAAAATATTGCACAAAAAGAGCCTAAAAATAATTTTACAATAGGAATTGTTGATGACGTTACATTTACATCACTTGCACTTGAAGAAGAAGTTTTCACAGGAAACGAAGATGTGAAAGAGTGCTTATTTTACGGACTTGGTTCAGATGGAACTGTAGGAGCTAATAAAAATTCAATAAAAATTATTGGAGATAAGACAGACTTGTATGCACAAGGTTATTTTGCGTACGATTCTAAAAAAGCAGGAGGAGTGACAAGATCACATTTGAGATTCAGTAAAGATCCAATTCATTCAACTTACTTAGTTACAAGACCAGGTTTTGTAGCTTGTTCAGCACCTGCATACCTTGGAAAATATGATATGATTTCTGGATTAAAAGAAGGAGGAACATTCCTATTAAACACAATTTGGGATAAAGAAAGATTAATTCCAAGCATACCAAATGAAATTAAACGAGAGTTAGCTAGAAAAAAAATTAAATTTTTTATTATAAATGCTACAAAATTAGCTAAAGAAATTGGATTAGGAAACAGAACAAATACAATTATGCAATCGGCATTTTTCTATCTTTCAGAAGTAATTCCGCACGAAGAAGCAAAAGAGTATATGAAAGAATATGCAGAAAAAAGTTATGGAAGAAAAGGAAAAGATGTAGTTCAAAAAAACTGGAATGCTATTGACAGAGGAATTGATGGTTTAGAGCAAGTAGAAGTATTACCAGAATGGGCAGATCTTGAAGTAAACGAACAAATTATCGAAGCAGCAAAACCTGAATTTATCAAGAAAATAGTAGACCCAATTAACCATATGAAAGGTAACGAATTACCAGTTTCATCAATTATAGAAACAGGAATGGTAGACGGAACTTTCCAACCAGGAACTGCAAATTACGAAAAAAGAGGAGTAGCGTCAGAAGTACCAGAATGGCAACCAGATATGTGTATACAATGTAATCAATGTGCCTACGTTTGTCCGCACGCTGTAATACGACCATTTTTATTAGATGAAGAAGAAATGGCAAAAGCTCCTGAAGGAATGCCAACAATAAAGGCTTTGGGACGTGGAATGAATGAGTTGAACTATAAAATTCAAGTATCGCCTTTGGACTGTACAGGATGCAGTGCCTGTGTGGATGTGTGTCCTGCACCACGTGGAAAAGCGATTGTCATGAAATCTACTCAATCTCAAATTGAGAAAAATGAAATTGAATATACAGATTATTTATTTAACAATGTTTTTTATAAAGATAAAATTTTAGGAAAAAATACAGTAAAAGGTTCACAGTTTGCAAAACCGCTATTTGAATTTTCCGGAGCTTGTGCTGGTTGTGGAGAAACACCGTATATCAAGTTGGTGACACAGTTATTTGGAGAAAGAATGATGGTTGCAAATGCAACTGGATGTTCTTCAATTTATGGCGCTTCTACTCCTTCAACACCATATACAACTGCTCAAAATGGTTGCGGACCTGCATGGGCATCTTCACTATTTGAAGACAATGCTGAATATGGATACGGAATGTTTCAGGCTATAAATACAATTCGACACAGAATTTTGAAGAGAATGGGAGAAATAAAAGAATATGTTTCACCTAAACTTGCAGAATTATTTATTTCATTTGAAGAAAACTTTGATGATGGAGATAAAACTACAGAAATTCGTGATGAATTAGTAGCAGCATTAGAAAAAGAAAATTCTGAAAACACAAATGAAAAAGTAAAAAATAATATTTCTGAAATATTAGAATTAAAACAATACTTAATCAAAAAATCTATCTGGATGTTTGGTGGAGATGGATGGGCCTATGACATAGGATTTGGCGGACTTGACCATGTTCTAGCTTCAGGAGATGATGTAAACATACTTGTACTTGATACAGAAGTTTACTCAAATACAGGAGGGCAATCATCAAAATCTTCAAGAACTGGAGCAGTTGCAAAATTTGCAGCTTCAGGAAAACCAGCCAAGAAAAAAGATTTAGCTGCAATATTAATGACTTATGGAAATATTTACGTTGCTAAGGTGTCAATGGGAGCAAATCAGAACCAAACATTAAAAGCGATAAGGGAAGCCGAAGCATATCCAGGACCATCAATAATAATAGCTTATTCACCTTGTATTGAACATGGTATAAAAGCTGGTATGGGTAAATTCCAGACAGAAGAAAAACTGGCAACAGAAGTAGGATATTGGCCAATTTTCAGATTTGATCCAAGATTAGCAGAAAAAGGTAAAAATCCATTGCAATTGGATACAAGAAATCCAGCTTGGGAAAAATATGAAGAATTTTTACTAGGAGAAAGAAGATATGCAACTTTGGCTGCAGAATTTCCTGAAAAGGCAAAAGAATTGCTGGAAACAAATTTGAAAAATGCTAAGGATAACTGGAATTATTATAAACGTATGGCGGCAATGGATTATTCAATAGAAGAATAA
- a CDS encoding transposase family protein, producing the protein MQKRTTSSIGIVDRNCSISNEVKDEIRKKLSEMKSFTQIGREENTSISTVMRIFHDIEVPHKELDYETVYFDEFRLTNSSD; encoded by the coding sequence ATGCAAAAAAGGACAACTTCCTCAATAGGTATTGTGGACAGGAACTGCAGCATCTCAAACGAAGTCAAGGATGAGATAAGAAAAAAACTTTCTGAGATGAAGTCATTCACTCAAATAGGAAGGGAAGAAAATACAAGCATATCAACTGTCATGAGGATATTTCATGACATTGAAGTTCCTCATAAGGAGCTGGACTATGAAACTGTATACTTTGATGAATTTAGATTAACTAATTCTTCTGATTGA
- the lsa(C) gene encoding ABC-F type ribosomal protection protein Lsa(C): MSTIKIENLTFSYYGYVKPIFDNVSFSFDTNWKTGLIGRNGIGKSTLFKLLLNKEVYKGKISKSVDFIKFPPNISDASKLGIELYKELISDEEEWKLFRELNLLNIDENLIYREFEMLSKGEQTKILLAILFTKEDGFLLIDEPTNHLDMDGRKVVSEYLKNKKGFLLISHDRDFLDGCINHVISINRNSIDVQSGNFTSWYENKLMKDQFEISKNEKLKKDIKRLKEAARQSQIWSDKIENTKNGVKVSGVKPDKGRIGHQSAKMMKKSKNLENRQNKAIEEKQNLLKDIEIKESLLLHSLHHHKNPLISVCDLSLYYGERQILSNVSFEIKQGDIVAIYGCNGSGKSTLIKILLGLNHEYTGDVKLASNLKISYIPQDTSNLTGSLNEYIHKQGVDETLCKTILRKLDFARELFEMDMKNYSDGQKKKVLIAASLSKPAHLFVWDEPLNYIDVISRIQIEEIIKEAKPTLIFVEHDKRFVEDIANKIIRL, from the coding sequence GTGTCAACAATTAAAATTGAAAACCTCACTTTCTCATATTATGGCTATGTAAAACCTATATTTGATAATGTATCATTTTCATTTGATACGAACTGGAAAACAGGGTTAATAGGAAGAAACGGAATTGGAAAATCAACACTGTTTAAGCTACTTTTAAACAAAGAAGTTTATAAAGGGAAAATCAGCAAAAGCGTTGACTTTATTAAATTCCCACCCAATATAAGTGATGCTTCAAAATTAGGAATTGAGTTATATAAAGAACTAATATCAGATGAGGAAGAATGGAAACTATTTAGAGAACTTAACTTGCTAAATATAGATGAAAATCTTATTTATAGAGAGTTTGAAATGCTCTCTAAAGGAGAGCAAACAAAAATTCTTTTGGCGATTTTATTTACAAAGGAAGATGGATTTTTACTTATTGATGAACCAACAAACCATTTAGATATGGACGGAAGAAAAGTTGTAAGTGAATATCTGAAAAATAAAAAAGGTTTTTTGCTTATATCTCATGATAGAGATTTTTTAGATGGGTGTATCAATCATGTAATTTCTATTAACAGGAATTCTATTGATGTCCAATCAGGAAATTTTACATCATGGTATGAAAATAAATTGATGAAAGACCAATTTGAAATCAGTAAAAACGAGAAATTAAAAAAAGATATTAAACGATTAAAAGAAGCTGCAAGACAAAGTCAAATTTGGTCTGATAAAATTGAAAATACTAAAAATGGTGTAAAAGTATCAGGTGTAAAACCAGACAAAGGACGTATAGGTCATCAGTCAGCCAAGATGATGAAAAAATCTAAGAATTTGGAGAATAGACAAAATAAGGCAATAGAAGAAAAACAAAATTTACTAAAAGATATTGAAATAAAGGAAAGTCTATTATTGCATTCATTACATCATCACAAAAATCCTCTAATATCAGTTTGCGATTTATCATTATACTATGGAGAAAGACAGATATTAAGTAATGTAAGCTTTGAGATAAAACAAGGTGATATAGTAGCCATATATGGATGTAATGGTAGTGGAAAATCAACCTTGATTAAAATTTTATTAGGTCTAAATCATGAGTATACAGGTGATGTAAAATTAGCAAGTAATTTAAAAATATCGTATATTCCTCAAGACACATCTAATTTAACAGGAAGCCTAAATGAGTATATTCATAAGCAAGGTGTTGATGAAACATTGTGCAAAACAATTCTTAGGAAATTAGATTTTGCAAGAGAATTATTTGAAATGGATATGAAGAACTATAGCGATGGACAAAAAAAGAAAGTTTTAATTGCTGCAAGTTTGTCAAAACCAGCTCATTTATTTGTTTGGGACGAACCGCTGAATTATATAGATGTAATATCGAGAATACAGATTGAGGAAATTATAAAAGAAGCAAAGCCTACACTAATATTTGTGGAGCATGATAAGAGGTTTGTAGAAGATATAGCTAATAAAATAATACGATTATAA